One Algoriphagus sp. Y33 genomic window, CTGGACTTCGAAGAAGAGCAGGGATCCCCCAATTTGCCAAGTGCGGTGTTGAACTACAAAGAAAAACTTGAGGCTGATTTAATGCTGATCATGGATGGCCCGCGCCATACAAGCAATGAACCTACACTGAGCTATGGTGCCCGTGGAATCTCTGAAATGACACTTACTACCTACGGACCTAAATTCCCTCAGCACAGCGGTCACTACGGTAATTACGCTCCAAACCCGGGATTTCTTTTGGCTCAGCTTATAGCCGGTATGAAAGATGAAAATGGAAAAGTTACAATTCCCGGCTATTATGATGGAATCGTACTGACTGAAACAGAAAAGGCGATCTTGGCTCAAGTCCCTGATGATGAAGAGGCAATTCGTCAAAAATTAGGGATTGGCAGAACGGATCAGGTAGGGGAAACTTACCAAGAAAGTATCCAGTACCCGTCTCTAAATATCAGAGGCATGGAATCTGCCTGGATAGGGAAAGAAGCCAGAACTATTGTGCCTGCCACTGCGGTAGCCGAAATCGATGTAAGGCTAGTTCCGGAATCTGATCCTGAGCGTTTGTTTGACCTCATCAAAAAACACATAACGCGACAAGGATTCCATATTACGGATCATGATCCCAGCGATGAGGAGCGGATGAAGTATCCTAAAATCGTCAAAATGAACTACTCTATTTCTTATCAGGCGTTCCGTACTCCCATGGATTCTGAGGCTGGTGCATGGCTGAGATCTGCTATGAATCGAGCCTATGGCAAGGATCCTGTCCAAATCCGGATCTCAGGTGGTTCTATCCCTATCTCCCCTTTTGTGGATGCCCTGGGAATCCCGGCAGTAACTATCCCAACTGTCAATCCTGATAACAATCAGCATAGTCCCAATGAAAATATCAGATTGGGAAACTACAAGGAAGGTATTACAGCAGTGATGGCTATTTTAACCCAAGAACTTTAGAATTCAATTCAGCAAATCACTCTATTTCCTCCAGTTTAAACACTTCAAAGCTCATCAAGTCTTCCTTATTCGCGCAGGATTGTCGGGATGACTGATAGAAATGTATAAACCTTCCTTGCCCACAAAGGAATTTCCGGGATAATAGGTAGTATCAGGCATCAGTGTTTCTCCCAAGATATTTAATTCCTTATCAAGTATCATCACGGCAAACTTCCGTGGGAATCTCCTCAATTGGTCTATTTCCTCTTCATTTTGTACATCTACTTTGGGAAATACAAAGCGATAAAATACGCCCCTAAATTCATCATACAAGATCCGCTCGTAGCGGTCAGATGCCAATACATATTTCATGGTTTCGAAGCGATCTGTACTATCGAAACTCTCGAAGCTTTCCTCCATGAATTGGCTTTTGGAATTTACAGTTTTCAGGAGGTTTCCCTGCAAATCTGTTACATAAAGATTATGGTCAGCTACAAGTGAATAAACTAACCTGTCATCCGTAGCAGCCATACTGAAATCCAGAAGTTTTGCGCCGGAAGCATTATAATCCGCCGGCCAGCTTATAGGCAAAAGATCCACTTCGGAATTCTTTA contains:
- a CDS encoding M20/M25/M40 family metallo-hydrolase; translated protein: MKKLLLLPFLIYGFTAFPQSTFRSVLEKLTDENWQHGLNLLQEIVSMPNDAAHPDQMEENIAWCEREFGERGWISEKLETSGIPLLLVSKKQAGASKTALFYFHMDGQAVDRSKWNQPDPYVPVLKAVNTSSGEWEIILSENLKTGYDADWRIFARSTSDDKGPIAMFLTGWDALKKAGIAPNYNIKIILDFEEEQGSPNLPSAVLNYKEKLEADLMLIMDGPRHTSNEPTLSYGARGISEMTLTTYGPKFPQHSGHYGNYAPNPGFLLAQLIAGMKDENGKVTIPGYYDGIVLTETEKAILAQVPDDEEAIRQKLGIGRTDQVGETYQESIQYPSLNIRGMESAWIGKEARTIVPATAVAEIDVRLVPESDPERLFDLIKKHITRQGFHITDHDPSDEERMKYPKIVKMNYSISYQAFRTPMDSEAGAWLRSAMNRAYGKDPVQIRISGGSIPISPFVDALGIPAVTIPTVNPDNNQHSPNENIRLGNYKEGITAVMAILTQEL